Proteins encoded together in one Planctopirus ephydatiae window:
- the tsaE gene encoding tRNA (adenosine(37)-N6)-threonylcarbamoyltransferase complex ATPase subunit type 1 TsaE, with translation MLEKQLNTFLANELETLKAGRFLGMSCQEPLIVLLSGQLGAGKTTLTRGIVEGLGGVIDDVSSPTFTLIHEYQARLSVYHLDTYRLKTSAEFFELGVDELLESEAVVLIEWPELVSEYLPADRLEIEIFHQPENTRELTAQATGPTACRVLEKWRELLRDP, from the coding sequence ATGCTTGAAAAACAACTTAACACGTTTCTTGCAAATGAGTTAGAAACCTTGAAGGCCGGTCGTTTCCTCGGGATGAGTTGTCAGGAACCCTTGATCGTATTGCTCTCGGGGCAGCTCGGGGCTGGAAAAACGACACTCACGCGCGGGATCGTGGAGGGATTGGGCGGAGTGATTGACGATGTTTCCAGCCCCACTTTCACGCTGATCCATGAGTATCAGGCTCGTCTCAGTGTCTATCACCTGGATACTTACCGGCTGAAAACCTCAGCCGAGTTCTTTGAACTGGGGGTCGATGAACTGCTGGAATCTGAGGCTGTCGTGCTGATTGAATGGCCTGAGCTTGTCAGTGAGTACCTGCCAGCGGATCGACTGGAAATCGAGATTTTTCATCAACCCGAAAATACCCGGGAGTTAACAGCCCAGGCGACGGGGCCCACCGCTTGTCGAGTACTGGAAAAATGGCGGGAACTCTTGCGAGACCCATAG
- a CDS encoding VOC family protein, with translation MAWKMQHLGMARGALCSLFGAMLLSGISIAVAALQEEKSPETAFSSETIDVGLCVSNMQASIDFYTKAIGFQELPGFSVPADYAQEVGLSDGQVLDVKVLTLGTGPTATRLKLIQFPKVPGARVDQSYIQSTYGIRYLTIHVKDVNASLEKLKQHKVKPIASSPKLLPAGFPEGVGLCNLRDPDGNLVELVGPYRP, from the coding sequence ATGGCTTGGAAGATGCAGCACCTGGGTATGGCACGCGGCGCTTTGTGTTCGCTGTTCGGCGCCATGTTGCTTTCGGGGATTTCCATCGCGGTGGCAGCACTTCAGGAAGAAAAGTCGCCAGAAACTGCCTTCAGTTCGGAAACAATCGATGTGGGCCTGTGTGTGAGCAATATGCAGGCGTCGATCGATTTTTACACCAAGGCCATCGGCTTTCAGGAGTTGCCTGGATTTTCAGTCCCCGCTGACTATGCCCAGGAGGTTGGGTTATCTGACGGTCAGGTGCTTGATGTCAAAGTGTTGACTCTCGGAACGGGGCCAACGGCCACCAGATTGAAATTGATTCAGTTTCCCAAAGTTCCGGGAGCGCGGGTCGATCAATCGTATATTCAGTCCACCTACGGCATTCGGTATCTGACGATTCACGTTAAGGATGTGAACGCCTCGCTCGAAAAATTGAAGCAGCACAAAGTCAAGCCGATCGCCAGTTCTCCCAAGCTGCTTCCGGCTGGTTTTCCAGAAGGTGTGGGGCTTTGTAACTTGCGTGATCCCGATGGAAATCTGGTCGAACTGGTGGGACCATATCGCCCGTAA
- a CDS encoding gamma-glutamyl-gamma-aminobutyrate hydrolase family protein, translating to MSRKVAEPISKPVVLLNGDFRPKKKDGPALSWFNTGYYDSVTAAGALPILTAPLEDTDDLKQILDSVDGVVLAGCGHDLDPVRLGLEPHPHTRPMPQRREDFDRLLCKMAVEMKLPILAIGSGMQTLNIVLGGSIFQHVPEEVPRALHHRDSVEKCNRHIIEITEGTRVWDVYGPGEIRVNSDHHMAVNQLAQGFRASACSPDGVIEAYESTDPDWFCIGVQWHPEDDTASALDMQLFQEFVGACRMGNMPAVIPMTGRQKVAA from the coding sequence ATGAGTCGCAAAGTTGCTGAACCGATTTCCAAGCCCGTTGTTCTGCTCAATGGGGATTTTCGCCCCAAGAAGAAAGACGGCCCGGCACTCAGCTGGTTTAACACCGGCTATTACGACTCAGTCACCGCCGCTGGTGCTTTACCGATTCTGACCGCTCCACTGGAAGATACGGACGATCTGAAGCAGATTCTCGACTCGGTGGATGGCGTGGTCCTTGCTGGTTGTGGTCACGATCTTGACCCCGTTCGTCTGGGTTTGGAGCCACACCCACACACACGCCCGATGCCACAACGGCGGGAAGATTTTGATCGCCTGCTCTGCAAGATGGCTGTTGAAATGAAGCTGCCAATCCTGGCGATCGGCTCGGGCATGCAGACACTGAACATTGTGCTGGGTGGCTCGATCTTCCAGCACGTTCCGGAAGAAGTTCCCCGTGCTCTGCACCACCGTGATTCCGTCGAAAAATGCAATCGCCATATTATTGAAATTACCGAAGGGACCCGTGTCTGGGATGTTTACGGCCCTGGTGAAATCCGCGTCAACAGTGATCATCACATGGCTGTGAATCAATTGGCTCAAGGCTTCCGTGCCTCGGCCTGCTCACCAGACGGTGTGATTGAAGCTTATGAATCGACTGACCCGGACTGGTTCTGCATTGGTGTGCAATGGCATCCGGAAGATGACACCGCCAGTGCTCTCGATATGCAGTTGTTCCAGGAATTCGTGGGAGCTTGCCGTATGGGCAATATGCCAGCTGTGATTCCGATGACAGGTCGCCAGAAGGTGGCTGCCTGA
- a CDS encoding DUF58 domain-containing protein, with the protein MASARQLTSLVSNSALSRAENLRLAPRFRKTNRMRGEHLAGRGGSSTEFEDFRDYSPGDDIRYVDWNIFARLHRPYLKLYRHEEEMHVVILLDASSSMKFGEKFDRARQAAALLAMMGLMNMEPVSIYALGSRNEATHQIRRLRGKSSFRKLFEFLENLPVGGDAEIDFTIDAALRQHTGRGVVICLSDFLTFGRIDQAISRLFGAGLEPWAIQILSSDEHNPELEQDVRFVDSETGETLDVTAGGDLLRIYEEYRLSLERELEQVCRQRGGRSLSFNTSQSVDNIVFDTLLRKGWVR; encoded by the coding sequence ATGGCTAGCGCCAGACAATTGACTTCACTGGTCTCGAACAGCGCACTTTCTCGAGCAGAGAATCTGCGACTGGCGCCACGATTCCGCAAAACCAACCGCATGCGGGGTGAACATCTGGCAGGTCGCGGGGGTTCGAGTACCGAGTTTGAAGACTTTCGAGATTACAGCCCGGGTGATGACATCCGGTACGTTGACTGGAATATCTTTGCCCGCCTGCATCGCCCTTATCTGAAGCTGTACCGCCACGAAGAAGAAATGCATGTCGTCATCCTGCTGGACGCTTCCAGTTCGATGAAGTTTGGCGAAAAGTTTGATCGAGCCCGGCAGGCTGCGGCACTTCTGGCCATGATGGGGCTCATGAATATGGAGCCTGTCTCGATCTACGCGCTGGGCAGCCGGAATGAAGCCACGCATCAGATTCGACGACTGCGCGGGAAAAGTTCTTTCCGCAAACTCTTTGAGTTTCTCGAAAACCTGCCCGTTGGCGGCGATGCCGAAATTGACTTTACCATCGACGCTGCACTCCGGCAGCACACGGGTCGCGGGGTGGTCATCTGCCTGTCAGACTTCCTGACATTTGGTCGAATCGATCAGGCCATCAGCCGGTTGTTTGGAGCTGGTCTGGAACCCTGGGCCATTCAGATTTTATCAAGCGACGAGCATAACCCTGAGCTTGAACAGGATGTTCGATTTGTCGACTCCGAAACGGGAGAAACGCTGGATGTGACAGCCGGGGGAGATCTCCTGCGAATCTATGAGGAATACCGGTTATCACTCGAACGAGAACTGGAGCAGGTCTGCCGGCAACGTGGGGGGCGGTCATTGTCATTCAATACCAGTCAAAGCGTGGACAACATTGTCTTTGATACACTCCTTCGTAAAGGCTGGGTGCGATGA
- a CDS encoding vWA domain-containing protein, translating into MSWPGFASLSAAWYLLLLAPLILFYFLKLRRPRVEIPSLALWQQVVRDSRVNSPFQRFQRNLLLLAQILLLLALILAAMQPFWPARSQTARYLPVIIDISASMEGVEKAGGQTRLQLAKQEVTKLIDGLMADQKISLIAASDSARRLTDFTNDQRILKAALDQLTISESTSQLEDAFRMSIALARTVPVETVVLFSDGNVPPEFDLELPFRVSFQKIPAATANVGITEFNARKSRENWEVFARVEASSKFAGLTQVEFFENGELLSSESISLAGGSAERLIFRTSSPESTEVALRLVPDGVDAVGSDNEAFLVTPQVRPLSVYCPPDLTTFRHALAAMKDVVVFPAEGAATPSSVDLVISNQVADAERDARVILTVGLVPAELEPFISTEEVATGSGLAEVTDWLRTDPLLRHVQLLDVQIGGAPQLKEGQSDRTIEAAGFQVVATSTGGPLVVSRPSGAQQRYHILFPMERSTLPFRVGFPILVANAVDLAQNLAGLNETKALRTGVFPPLTLQPETRYRIVGPLEPEWKLAAGSSLRLSPMAANGRQGTAARTTELTTDANGQLAGVAAPAVGVYQIFDGGTLVKQIGVALQSVQETSLFVQQDLRFSEAKVSAADEKLAVETPLWRWFAWAALLFLLWEWWLFQKPALPLKRA; encoded by the coding sequence ATGAGTTGGCCGGGCTTTGCATCACTTTCAGCGGCCTGGTATCTGCTGCTCCTGGCACCGCTGATCCTGTTTTATTTTCTCAAGCTGCGCCGACCGAGAGTCGAGATCCCTTCGTTGGCCTTATGGCAGCAGGTGGTTCGCGATTCTCGCGTCAACTCTCCCTTTCAGAGGTTTCAAAGAAACCTTTTGCTGCTGGCACAGATTCTGTTGCTGTTGGCTTTGATACTGGCAGCCATGCAGCCCTTCTGGCCGGCTCGTTCACAAACCGCACGATATCTGCCTGTAATTATTGATATCTCGGCCAGTATGGAAGGTGTGGAGAAAGCGGGTGGCCAGACCAGACTGCAACTGGCGAAACAGGAAGTGACCAAACTGATCGACGGTCTTATGGCGGATCAGAAAATCAGCCTGATTGCCGCCTCTGACTCTGCCCGTCGATTGACGGATTTCACGAATGATCAACGCATCCTTAAAGCGGCACTTGATCAACTCACGATTTCTGAATCGACAAGTCAGTTGGAAGATGCCTTCCGCATGTCGATCGCTCTGGCACGTACGGTGCCTGTCGAGACGGTTGTCCTTTTCAGTGATGGAAATGTCCCTCCGGAATTTGATCTGGAACTTCCTTTTCGAGTGAGCTTTCAAAAAATCCCGGCGGCGACCGCGAACGTGGGGATCACAGAATTCAATGCCAGAAAATCCCGCGAGAACTGGGAAGTCTTTGCCCGCGTCGAGGCTTCGTCAAAATTTGCCGGGCTCACTCAAGTGGAATTCTTCGAAAATGGAGAACTCCTGAGCAGTGAGTCGATTTCATTGGCGGGCGGATCCGCGGAGCGACTGATTTTTCGCACCTCTTCGCCAGAGAGTACGGAGGTTGCATTGCGCCTTGTTCCGGATGGTGTGGATGCGGTTGGCAGCGATAATGAAGCTTTTCTCGTTACTCCGCAGGTCAGGCCACTGAGTGTCTATTGCCCTCCCGATCTGACGACGTTTCGCCATGCCCTGGCTGCGATGAAAGACGTGGTTGTTTTTCCCGCTGAAGGGGCTGCGACACCGTCCTCAGTGGATCTCGTGATTTCTAATCAAGTGGCCGATGCCGAACGTGATGCGCGCGTCATTTTGACCGTAGGATTAGTTCCCGCCGAGCTGGAACCATTCATTTCGACGGAAGAAGTGGCCACAGGTTCGGGATTGGCGGAGGTCACGGACTGGTTAAGGACAGATCCTCTCCTGAGGCACGTACAGCTTCTGGATGTGCAGATTGGCGGGGCACCGCAATTGAAGGAAGGTCAGTCAGACCGCACCATTGAAGCGGCAGGTTTTCAGGTGGTGGCGACATCCACAGGAGGTCCGCTGGTTGTGTCGAGGCCCTCGGGGGCACAGCAGCGCTATCATATTTTATTTCCGATGGAACGTTCGACGCTGCCCTTCCGTGTCGGGTTTCCCATCCTGGTGGCGAATGCTGTCGATCTGGCTCAGAATCTGGCGGGGTTGAATGAAACCAAAGCACTCCGGACGGGTGTCTTCCCCCCGTTGACACTTCAGCCGGAAACACGCTATCGCATTGTGGGGCCGCTCGAACCGGAGTGGAAACTGGCTGCAGGGAGTTCGTTACGATTAAGCCCGATGGCTGCCAATGGTCGCCAGGGCACCGCAGCGCGCACGACGGAATTGACGACAGATGCCAACGGACAACTGGCAGGTGTGGCAGCACCGGCTGTGGGGGTCTACCAGATTTTTGATGGTGGAACTCTCGTCAAGCAGATCGGCGTAGCGCTCCAGAGTGTGCAGGAGACATCTCTGTTCGTGCAGCAGGATTTGCGATTTTCGGAAGCCAAAGTTTCCGCAGCCGATGAGAAACTGGCTGTCGAAACACCACTCTGGCGCTGGTTTGCCTGGGCCGCACTGCTGTTTCTGCTCTGGGAGTGGTGGCTGTTCCAAAAACCAGCCCTCCCTCTCAAACGTGCTTAG
- a CDS encoding peptide chain release factor family protein produces MTSSETTESLKPLENFEPVEIEPQTPLQGSQIQGWKHPVLLSHEQLLSECKARRQKTSGPGGQHRNKVETGVFLKHSPTGVEAQATERRSQAENQSKALKRLRLQLALEIRSQQSALGAPSPLWKSRVREQKIVVSDEHFDFPILLSEALDVLAENAWEPHRAALQLDCSTSQLIKLLKKFPPAFVLLNQQRARRGLEKWK; encoded by the coding sequence ATGACTTCATCAGAAACAACAGAGAGTTTGAAGCCATTGGAGAACTTTGAACCTGTGGAAATTGAGCCACAAACTCCACTCCAGGGTTCGCAGATTCAAGGATGGAAACACCCCGTATTACTGAGCCATGAGCAACTCCTGAGCGAATGCAAAGCGCGTCGCCAGAAAACTTCTGGCCCCGGTGGTCAGCATCGCAACAAAGTCGAAACGGGAGTTTTTCTGAAGCATAGTCCCACAGGAGTCGAAGCACAGGCCACCGAACGTCGCAGTCAGGCAGAGAACCAGTCGAAAGCTCTCAAACGTCTCAGGCTGCAACTGGCACTGGAGATCCGCAGTCAACAGTCTGCTCTTGGGGCCCCTTCTCCACTCTGGAAGTCACGCGTTCGAGAGCAGAAAATTGTCGTTTCTGACGAACATTTTGATTTCCCCATACTCCTCTCCGAAGCTCTGGATGTCCTCGCCGAAAATGCCTGGGAGCCTCATCGGGCAGCTCTGCAACTCGATTGCTCAACCAGCCAGCTCATCAAGTTGTTGAAGAAGTTTCCGCCGGCCTTTGTGCTCCTCAATCAGCAAAGAGCCCGGCGAGGGCTGGAGAAGTGGAAATAA
- a CDS encoding serine/threonine protein kinase, producing MAGRMIGPFELGDRLGVGGMGIVYRAVYTKTGAPVAIKILSPDLSQAESLQKRFEREVAILKKLQHPHIVRYYGGGKLGTQRFYAMELVTGGSIEGYLKEHGQLPWKEVLDLALQIAQALEHSHAAGVIHRDLKPANLLRAKDGTLKLTDFGIARDTTATALTAAGRTVGTYSYMAPEQIRGKPPVDRRTDLYALGCVMFEMITGETPFRGDNAGEMLIMHLQEDPPRPSSLNAECPQVVEDLILKLLAKDPEDRFFDAIAVQVAIEQIQEQLTKPVEAISPEAAKTAETNVPKKKKRKKSAKVPIYEQAWFLASILVTILFLATIPFWPMSEDQLFARAEALMKSEEPTDWGDAYDKYLKTYQQKFPEGKHAGQVQQYVDQVEMHQAERRARATAKTGRDPNSEAERLFLEADRYEKFGDRISALEKYESMVVLLKDREQDRAFVMLAKKRIQEIEAAGGDPVDRVQMVDQSLARADELAQQGKTIEARTIWNSIMTLYAGNQELEVQVRQARQRLSEKRSSSE from the coding sequence ATGGCTGGCCGCATGATCGGACCATTTGAACTGGGAGATCGACTGGGTGTCGGTGGCATGGGGATTGTCTACCGTGCTGTTTACACCAAGACCGGCGCTCCGGTTGCCATCAAGATTCTTTCGCCAGATCTCAGCCAGGCGGAATCATTACAGAAGCGATTTGAACGCGAAGTCGCCATTCTGAAGAAGCTGCAGCATCCGCACATTGTGCGCTACTATGGCGGCGGGAAGCTGGGAACACAACGTTTCTATGCGATGGAACTGGTCACGGGTGGTTCTATTGAGGGCTACTTAAAAGAACACGGCCAGCTTCCGTGGAAAGAAGTGCTCGACCTGGCACTTCAGATTGCCCAGGCGCTGGAACATTCTCACGCTGCCGGTGTAATTCATCGGGATTTGAAGCCTGCCAACCTGTTAAGGGCCAAAGACGGCACACTCAAGCTGACAGATTTCGGAATTGCGCGTGATACCACAGCGACGGCACTGACGGCTGCTGGCCGAACAGTGGGCACATACTCGTATATGGCCCCTGAGCAGATTCGCGGCAAGCCGCCGGTCGATCGTCGTACGGATCTGTATGCACTCGGGTGCGTGATGTTCGAAATGATCACGGGAGAGACGCCCTTTCGCGGAGACAACGCTGGCGAGATGCTGATTATGCATCTGCAGGAAGATCCTCCGCGCCCGTCATCGTTGAACGCAGAATGTCCGCAGGTTGTCGAAGATCTGATTCTCAAACTCTTGGCCAAAGATCCTGAGGATCGATTTTTCGATGCGATCGCAGTGCAGGTGGCGATTGAACAGATTCAGGAACAACTCACAAAGCCCGTCGAAGCGATCTCGCCAGAGGCAGCCAAAACGGCTGAGACCAACGTTCCCAAAAAGAAAAAACGGAAAAAATCGGCCAAAGTCCCCATTTATGAACAGGCGTGGTTCCTCGCTTCAATTCTGGTGACGATCCTGTTTCTGGCCACAATTCCGTTCTGGCCGATGTCGGAAGATCAGTTGTTTGCGCGGGCGGAAGCACTCATGAAGAGTGAAGAGCCCACCGATTGGGGAGATGCCTACGACAAATATCTCAAGACATATCAGCAGAAGTTTCCTGAAGGCAAACATGCCGGCCAGGTTCAGCAATATGTCGATCAGGTTGAAATGCATCAGGCGGAGCGCAGGGCCCGGGCCACTGCGAAAACCGGGCGAGATCCGAATTCTGAAGCGGAGCGATTGTTTCTGGAAGCTGACCGATACGAAAAGTTTGGCGACCGTATTTCGGCTCTGGAAAAGTATGAGAGCATGGTCGTGCTGCTGAAAGATCGAGAGCAGGACCGAGCCTTTGTCATGCTGGCCAAAAAGCGGATTCAAGAGATCGAAGCCGCCGGTGGCGATCCGGTCGATCGAGTGCAGATGGTTGATCAATCACTCGCAAGAGCTGATGAACTGGCTCAGCAGGGGAAAACGATTGAAGCTCGCACCATCTGGAACAGCATCATGACGCTCTATGCGGGAAATCAGGAGTTGGAAGTCCAGGTGCGGCAGGCCAGACAAAGACTTTCTGAGAAACGAAGTTCATCGGAATGA
- a CDS encoding DUF58 domain-containing protein has protein sequence MALTSASSNSPEVETETGGLPASSGSAAASEKMLSMTQSAAGSTATSPTSQPQAASARNVSFRNQAPGRLALPVSALIALAVAGLLLLGYFVASPITARWSSLTRMTFFVAIGVLILFSLQTFVEDWIRKQSASMRKMPVFQRNRVHIPKEGLMYLGIMIVLLVGSMLGQSNMMMLVFAVMAGPFVLNGWAAFTALQGSKVSRTLPKRAMCGEQFSVEVSFRNDRPLLSAWMMLVRDQARPAKARHSQIAAVASVLFTRVGPKSIQLAHYRIRLGHRGRYIFGPLSVSSRYPLGLIERGLVVNAHEEMLVYPIIGRLHPRWKRELVGASELVTSSQSRGGIYNDDFHHLREYRSGDNPKAIHWRSSARRNELIVREFHQNREHHLSVVVDLHRSAHPTPEEDLQAELILSFVATLCAEHSQTCRESTVRLAISGESTTVYEAAASPANLEFLLDQLALAEPGAATTTTSMLAEAQRILSANTRLVLVTSRLHGKTTENDLSHAQTGRAQVIHIDPSTYADYVVLDQDFAPRGTSILAESDAEEAELLPDDDL, from the coding sequence TTGGCGCTGACATCGGCATCGTCGAATTCTCCCGAGGTGGAGACAGAGACTGGTGGCTTACCTGCCTCGTCTGGGAGCGCGGCAGCTTCTGAGAAAATGCTTTCAATGACGCAATCGGCAGCCGGAAGCACTGCCACTTCTCCGACCAGTCAGCCGCAAGCGGCCTCCGCCAGAAATGTGAGTTTTCGCAACCAGGCTCCCGGACGGCTGGCTTTGCCAGTCAGTGCCTTGATTGCCCTGGCTGTCGCAGGTCTATTGCTGCTGGGCTACTTTGTGGCCTCGCCAATTACGGCCCGCTGGTCATCGCTCACACGCATGACGTTTTTTGTAGCGATTGGCGTATTGATCCTGTTCAGTCTGCAGACCTTTGTGGAAGACTGGATTCGCAAACAATCGGCCAGTATGCGGAAAATGCCCGTGTTTCAGCGAAACCGGGTGCATATCCCCAAGGAAGGGCTGATGTATCTGGGAATCATGATTGTGCTGCTGGTGGGCTCGATGCTGGGCCAGTCAAACATGATGATGCTCGTTTTTGCGGTGATGGCTGGTCCGTTTGTACTCAATGGCTGGGCGGCCTTTACCGCTCTGCAAGGCTCGAAGGTGTCGCGCACCTTACCCAAACGAGCCATGTGTGGTGAGCAGTTCAGTGTCGAAGTGAGTTTCCGTAATGATCGGCCACTGTTATCCGCCTGGATGATGCTGGTGCGGGATCAGGCACGGCCAGCCAAAGCGAGACACTCTCAGATAGCCGCTGTCGCCAGTGTCCTTTTTACACGCGTGGGGCCCAAATCGATTCAACTGGCCCATTATCGCATTCGACTGGGGCATCGCGGCCGGTACATTTTCGGGCCACTGAGTGTCTCCAGTCGCTATCCACTGGGATTGATTGAACGCGGGCTGGTGGTGAATGCTCATGAAGAAATGCTGGTCTATCCCATCATTGGCAGATTGCATCCCCGCTGGAAACGTGAACTGGTCGGTGCCTCTGAACTTGTGACATCGAGCCAGTCGAGGGGCGGGATTTACAATGATGATTTTCATCATTTGCGAGAATATCGCAGTGGCGATAACCCAAAGGCGATTCACTGGCGGAGTTCTGCCCGCCGGAATGAACTCATTGTCCGCGAGTTTCATCAGAATCGCGAACATCATCTTTCGGTCGTGGTCGATCTGCATCGATCAGCTCATCCGACTCCTGAGGAAGATCTGCAGGCTGAACTGATTCTGAGCTTTGTGGCGACACTTTGTGCCGAGCATTCGCAGACTTGCCGGGAGTCGACAGTGCGTCTGGCCATCAGTGGTGAGTCGACGACGGTGTACGAAGCAGCGGCTTCACCTGCCAATCTTGAATTCCTGCTCGATCAGCTGGCATTGGCCGAACCTGGTGCAGCGACCACCACCACGTCGATGCTGGCAGAAGCCCAGAGAATTCTCAGTGCCAACACGAGGCTCGTTCTCGTCACGTCGAGGTTACACGGAAAAACCACAGAAAACGATCTGAGTCATGCCCAGACAGGGCGAGCTCAAGTGATCCATATTGATCCATCAACCTATGCCGATTATGTCGTGCTGGATCAGGATTTTGCTCCCCGAGGAACTTCGATACTGGCTGAAAGCGATGCGGAAGAAGCGGAACTTCTGCCAGACGATGATCTGTAG
- a CDS encoding DinB family protein, producing the protein MFARDLVLYGVNQKYLQSLVSGISTQEAKIQPMPGLNTPFWITGHLAISTDYARQLLGEELKCPPAWHKAFGPGSIPGNEQNITASLEELLAAVQAGHVAITTLLPSVNEAWAAQPNPVEFLVKNYPSTGDLMAHLLTTHEAIHLGQLSAWRRFRGLPAVSIG; encoded by the coding sequence ATGTTTGCACGCGACCTCGTCCTGTATGGCGTCAATCAAAAGTATCTGCAATCACTCGTAAGCGGAATCAGTACACAGGAGGCTAAAATTCAGCCGATGCCCGGACTGAATACTCCTTTCTGGATTACAGGCCATCTCGCGATTTCCACAGACTATGCCCGGCAACTTCTAGGGGAAGAGCTGAAATGTCCTCCCGCCTGGCACAAAGCCTTTGGCCCAGGTTCGATTCCTGGAAACGAACAGAACATCACGGCCAGTTTGGAAGAACTTCTCGCTGCAGTGCAGGCTGGACACGTCGCCATCACCACATTGTTACCCAGTGTGAACGAAGCGTGGGCCGCTCAGCCAAATCCTGTGGAATTTCTCGTGAAGAACTACCCCTCCACCGGCGATCTCATGGCACACCTGCTCACGACTCACGAAGCCATTCACCTGGGCCAGTTGAGTGCCTGGCGACGCTTCCGTGGTCTGCCTGCCGTCAGTATTGGCTAG